A DNA window from Barnesiella intestinihominis YIT 11860 contains the following coding sequences:
- a CDS encoding histidine-type phosphatase — MKKRTLTAGTILLCLSAISFGQNSIKDFLHQNPQFFGSTASVYYCNDTTDTPAPKDFIPFHIDHIARHGSRTHDSKSMVPNLYKLMNKADSLNLLTREGKLLRNQIDTIYHLMNHRWGDLTPLGARQHRDMARRMYHRFRPAFTPQDGKVTLVAQSTTVPRSMASMAAFVAEMRGYTPTAEFSMDPSNGYDNTLRFFKGKEYQQYLSKGSWKKILRAYQEKHTPTRLIDRIFKKGWEQIIPDPITFMTHLYALTIILPNTDYDISLYPWFTEEEKFDLWSANNLSQYLRKANSIPGKGLPVAIAKPLLKDMLATSQAAIDGNGVEANLRFAHGENTIPLLALLGIENAAVVEADPEKVTEVWQDFKYNPMATNIQWILYKNTDGKILVKVLFNEQETKLPIDSEYAPYYDWKLFQKYCEKQMAKYPDTTPAL; from the coding sequence ATGAAAAAAAGAACCCTCACCGCCGGTACTATCCTTTTATGCCTATCTGCAATCTCTTTCGGGCAAAATTCTATAAAAGATTTTCTACATCAAAATCCACAATTTTTCGGTAGTACGGCTTCTGTTTATTATTGCAACGACACCACAGACACCCCGGCTCCAAAAGATTTCATACCGTTTCACATCGATCATATAGCTCGACACGGTTCACGCACCCACGATTCAAAAAGCATGGTTCCGAACCTGTACAAACTAATGAATAAAGCCGATTCTTTGAACCTTTTAACCCGGGAAGGCAAACTGCTGCGCAATCAAATCGACACCATCTACCATTTGATGAATCATCGCTGGGGAGACCTCACTCCGCTCGGAGCCCGACAACACCGGGATATGGCTCGTCGCATGTATCACCGCTTTCGTCCGGCGTTTACACCTCAGGACGGCAAAGTGACCCTTGTGGCACAATCGACCACGGTTCCACGCTCTATGGCGAGTATGGCGGCATTCGTCGCAGAAATGAGAGGTTATACCCCCACGGCGGAGTTTTCTATGGATCCCAGCAACGGATATGACAATACCCTGCGATTCTTCAAAGGAAAAGAATACCAACAATATCTCTCGAAAGGCTCATGGAAAAAGATACTCCGAGCCTATCAGGAAAAGCATACACCCACAAGGCTTATCGACCGTATATTCAAGAAAGGGTGGGAGCAAATCATACCCGATCCTATTACATTCATGACCCACCTATACGCTTTAACCATCATATTACCGAATACCGACTACGACATATCCCTGTATCCGTGGTTCACAGAAGAAGAAAAATTCGATTTGTGGAGCGCGAACAATCTATCGCAATACCTGCGTAAAGCCAACTCCATTCCCGGAAAAGGACTTCCTGTCGCCATTGCGAAACCTCTGTTAAAAGACATGTTGGCTACATCGCAAGCGGCGATCGACGGAAACGGTGTCGAAGCCAATTTACGTTTTGCACACGGTGAAAATACAATTCCTTTACTCGCCCTGTTAGGCATTGAGAATGCAGCCGTTGTAGAAGCCGATCCCGAAAAAGTAACCGAGGTTTGGCAAGACTTCAAATACAATCCTATGGCGACGAATATCCAATGGATACTTTATAAAAATACCGATGGGAAAATACTCGTGAAAGTATTGTTCAATGAACAAGAAACAAAATTACCCATCGATTCGGAATATGCACCTTATTACGATTGGAAGCTATTCCAAAAATATTGTGAAAAGCAAATGGCGAAATACCCCGATACGACACCGGCCCTGTAA
- the ispE gene encoding 4-(cytidine 5'-diphospho)-2-C-methyl-D-erythritol kinase translates to MIRFPNAKINLGLRIVARRPDGYHNIETVFYPVQLQDALEIVPTSQQETELSLSGIVIDGDPQNNLVMKAWRRLSHRFSLPPISIYLHKAIPFGAGLGGGSSDAAFLFAMVRDYFRLPLSDDELDKEAASLGADCPFFLHNKPLLAKGIGDEFEPIELSLKSYRIVLVKPSVSVPTSVAYSLVTPVLPEESVRDTVSRPVEEWRGRLINDFEESVFARFPEIGEIKDRLYEQGAVYASMSGSGSSVFALFDKEVDLADCYPGCFVWTGICEV, encoded by the coding sequence ATGATTAGATTTCCCAATGCAAAAATCAATTTGGGGTTGCGTATCGTAGCCCGTCGTCCCGATGGTTATCACAATATAGAGACGGTATTTTATCCCGTTCAGTTACAAGATGCTTTGGAGATTGTTCCAACGTCGCAACAGGAGACGGAGTTGTCTTTGTCGGGAATTGTCATAGACGGTGATCCCCAGAATAATTTGGTGATGAAAGCGTGGCGAAGATTGAGCCATCGTTTTTCGTTACCCCCGATATCTATTTATCTCCATAAAGCCATACCCTTTGGTGCTGGGTTAGGAGGTGGTTCTTCCGATGCCGCTTTTTTGTTCGCGATGGTGAGAGATTATTTTCGTTTGCCGTTGAGCGATGACGAGCTTGACAAGGAAGCTGCTTCTCTGGGAGCCGATTGCCCATTTTTCTTGCATAATAAACCTTTATTAGCCAAAGGAATAGGCGATGAGTTCGAGCCGATCGAATTGTCGTTGAAGTCCTATCGAATCGTATTGGTAAAGCCTTCTGTCTCCGTGCCTACGTCGGTGGCTTATTCGTTGGTTACTCCGGTATTGCCGGAAGAGTCGGTGAGGGATACCGTTTCCCGTCCGGTCGAGGAGTGGAGAGGTAGATTGATCAATGACTTTGAAGAAAGTGTGTTTGCCCGATTTCCGGAAATAGGAGAGATAAAGGATCGTTTATATGAACAGGGAGCTGTATATGCATCTATGTCCGGTTCGGGTTCTTCGGTATTTGCCCTATTCGATAAAGAAGTCGATCTTGCCGATTGTTATCCGGGGTGTTTTGTTTGGACTGGAATTTGTGAAGTATAG
- a CDS encoding Crp/Fnr family transcriptional regulator — MTGIIDKINSLYPISDDTIRTLKESMTLCRFPKKYQLIRAGMYCKSAYFIGKGMTRSFWLVNGEEITTSFSCEGGIVFSMDELYYNKMSEEFVETLEDVVVYRISLDKLRRLFETNIELANWGRIIHQDEYRRLHRSHKERLTLSAKERYEEFRQQFPQVNQRAQLGYIASYLGITLSTLSRLRGARK, encoded by the coding sequence ATGACCGGTATTATAGATAAGATAAATTCTTTATATCCGATTTCCGATGATACGATACGGACATTGAAAGAGAGCATGACTTTGTGCCGTTTTCCCAAGAAGTATCAGTTGATAAGGGCGGGCATGTATTGTAAATCGGCTTATTTTATAGGGAAGGGAATGACTCGCTCGTTTTGGTTGGTGAACGGAGAAGAGATAACGACTTCTTTTTCGTGTGAGGGCGGAATCGTGTTCAGTATGGACGAACTCTATTATAACAAGATGAGCGAAGAATTTGTGGAGACCCTTGAAGATGTAGTCGTTTATAGAATATCTCTGGATAAATTGCGTCGGCTGTTCGAAACGAATATCGAACTGGCTAATTGGGGGCGGATTATTCATCAAGACGAGTACCGGCGTTTGCATCGCTCCCATAAGGAACGTTTGACTTTATCGGCAAAAGAACGGTATGAGGAGTTCAGGCAGCAATTCCCTCAGGTGAACCAGCGAGCTCAACTTGGGTATATCGCATCGTATTTGGGTATAACACTCTCGACGCTCAGTCGTCTCAGGGGAGCCCGAAAATGA
- a CDS encoding acyltransferase family protein — protein MQQISSAAFSDTKPHYELLDGLRGVAALLVVWYHVFEGYAFAGGTLIESINHGYLAVDFFFILSGFVIGYAYDDRLGKSLTVKNFFKRRLIRLHPMVVMGAVLGVITFCIQGSEQWDGTHVATSMVMWALLFAMFFIPAYPGAGYEVRGNGEMFPLNGPSWSLFFEYIGNILYALFIRRLSTKALTVFVVLLGICLACFAIFDVSGYGMIGVGWTLDSVNFVGGLLRMLFPFSLGLLLSRNFKPVKVRGAFWICSFVLLVLFCVPYVEGVEPICMNGLFEAFCIVVVFPVLIILGASGNTTDKTSTRICKFLGDISFPLYITHYPFMYLFYSWLIENQYFTFGETWQVALCVYVWNILVAYLCLKLYDEPVRRWLSKKFLKKR, from the coding sequence ATGCAACAAATTTCTTCTGCTGCGTTTTCAGATACCAAACCTCATTATGAGTTGCTTGACGGATTACGTGGTGTAGCTGCGCTTTTGGTCGTGTGGTATCATGTCTTCGAAGGGTATGCTTTTGCCGGTGGTACTCTTATAGAAAGCATCAATCATGGATATTTGGCCGTGGATTTCTTTTTTATTTTATCGGGCTTCGTTATCGGTTATGCTTATGATGATCGTTTGGGAAAGAGCCTGACGGTAAAAAATTTCTTTAAGCGGCGGTTGATTCGTCTTCACCCGATGGTTGTCATGGGTGCAGTTTTAGGTGTGATTACATTTTGTATCCAGGGTAGCGAACAGTGGGACGGGACTCATGTAGCAACGTCGATGGTGATGTGGGCTTTGCTTTTCGCGATGTTTTTCATTCCGGCCTATCCGGGTGCAGGTTATGAGGTTCGGGGTAATGGTGAAATGTTTCCTTTGAACGGTCCCAGTTGGTCATTATTTTTCGAGTATATCGGTAATATTTTGTATGCTTTGTTTATTCGTCGTTTGTCTACTAAGGCGTTAACTGTTTTTGTGGTATTACTGGGAATCTGTCTGGCTTGTTTCGCTATCTTCGATGTATCGGGGTATGGCATGATAGGGGTAGGCTGGACGCTCGATTCGGTGAATTTTGTGGGCGGATTGTTGCGAATGCTTTTCCCGTTTTCTTTGGGACTGTTGTTGTCTCGTAATTTCAAACCCGTGAAAGTGAGAGGGGCATTCTGGATATGTTCTTTCGTATTGTTGGTTTTGTTTTGTGTTCCTTATGTAGAAGGGGTTGAACCTATATGCATGAATGGTCTTTTTGAGGCTTTTTGTATAGTCGTGGTATTTCCTGTTCTTATTATATTGGGTGCGTCGGGAAACACAACCGATAAAACATCTACGAGGATATGTAAATTTTTGGGAGATATTTCTTTCCCTCTTTATATCACGCATTACCCGTTTATGTATTTGTTCTATTCTTGGTTGATTGAGAACCAGTATTTTACATTCGGGGAAACGTGGCAAGTAGCCTTGTGTGTTTATGTATGGAATATATTGGTAGCCTATCTTTGTTTGAAACTTTATGACGAGCCGGTGAGACGGTGGTTGAGCAAGAAATTTTTGAAAAAACGCTAG
- a CDS encoding beta-N-acetylglucosaminidase domain-containing protein encodes MKMIDCRKSLMVCIGLLLCGTFSAQESEFDLASQRSEAQDVFAVPGKKLDHKGIIINPTPHKLVLDPTGRLDISGGVCLKDKHGKFSEDLDFVTFNKKGVKLSVDFGSKASAKYGVKPVSGAYRMNIGKNGISLVGYDERGAFYGLQTLRQLVESPATVTGELPYVEIDDYPDLKYRGVVEGFYGTPWSHEVRMSLIDFYGKFKMNSYLYGPKDDPYHSCPNWRLPYPEKEAGNIKELIEACKRNRVDFVWAIHPGQDIKWNEEDYQNLVNKFNLMYDLGVRAFALFFDDISGEGTNPVKQTELLNRLTKDFVKSKGDVAYLTVCPTDYSKLWANPTPQGSLAIYGETLDPSIEVFWTGDVVCSDLTPETLDWVNSRIKRPAYFWWNYPVTDYVRNIILQGPVYGLNTSLDSNDLCGIASNPMEHGEASKLALYGVADYTWNIAAYNPIDNWERGLGELMPKAREAYRTFAIHSCDTETGYRRDESWETKTFRIGDWNETEAQALWAEFDKVEKAPAEIEKGCTNKGLMSELTPWLQEFGKLGTRGKRALELARVYRDGKDDADFWNKYIRNLMSKKDREDYEAHKSGTMKLQPFYENAMDDMAYGFLTRLSGETPICYRGIGSFHNAKTTLSKLMFDHDTTTYYTSGIAQKAGDWIGVDLGSVKDVTEVSILQGRNSVDDVDYFDHAVVEYSIDGKAWTPLTEELNKQYIVRWNGEPVKARYVRLKRLESTRTNYASVRSFEVNPPRVEHLGFSLKSDDVQQALYAFDQQIGTSYRNNGIFSFGVAPRTEGYTLLVNELPEAGNGAPVVHLRQFRPDGSLAVESVIDSLFFKVELAEVVSEVQIEGPVEIFEIVPKFD; translated from the coding sequence ATGAAAATGATAGATTGTAGAAAGTCGTTGATGGTATGCATCGGTTTGTTGCTGTGCGGAACCTTTTCGGCGCAGGAATCGGAGTTCGATTTGGCATCGCAGAGATCGGAAGCGCAAGACGTTTTTGCTGTGCCGGGTAAAAAATTGGATCATAAAGGGATAATTATTAACCCTACTCCTCATAAACTGGTTCTCGACCCAACCGGGAGGCTCGATATTTCGGGTGGAGTGTGTCTAAAAGATAAGCATGGAAAGTTTTCCGAGGATTTGGATTTTGTCACTTTTAACAAGAAGGGGGTAAAACTCTCCGTCGATTTTGGTTCGAAGGCTTCGGCTAAGTATGGGGTAAAACCTGTTTCGGGTGCATATCGCATGAATATCGGAAAGAATGGTATATCGCTCGTCGGTTATGACGAGCGGGGAGCTTTTTACGGTTTGCAGACCCTTCGCCAGTTAGTCGAGAGTCCTGCGACTGTAACGGGCGAATTACCATATGTGGAAATCGACGATTACCCCGATTTGAAATACCGGGGAGTAGTAGAAGGATTTTATGGAACGCCGTGGTCTCATGAGGTGAGAATGTCTTTGATAGATTTCTATGGAAAGTTCAAGATGAATAGTTATTTGTACGGTCCGAAAGACGATCCGTACCACAGTTGTCCGAATTGGAGGCTTCCATATCCCGAAAAAGAGGCCGGAAATATCAAAGAATTGATAGAGGCTTGTAAACGTAATCGGGTCGATTTTGTCTGGGCGATACACCCGGGACAAGATATTAAATGGAACGAGGAGGATTATCAAAACCTCGTTAATAAGTTTAATTTGATGTATGACCTCGGTGTACGGGCTTTCGCCCTCTTTTTCGACGATATATCGGGTGAAGGGACAAATCCGGTGAAACAGACGGAGCTTTTGAATAGATTGACTAAGGATTTTGTGAAGTCCAAAGGCGATGTAGCATATTTAACGGTTTGTCCGACCGATTATTCCAAGCTTTGGGCAAACCCCACACCGCAAGGAAGTCTTGCTATTTATGGAGAAACTCTCGATCCGTCGATAGAAGTGTTTTGGACAGGAGACGTAGTATGCAGCGACTTAACACCGGAGACTTTGGATTGGGTTAATTCCAGAATTAAGCGGCCGGCATATTTTTGGTGGAATTATCCGGTTACCGACTATGTGCGCAATATTATTTTGCAAGGACCTGTTTATGGCTTGAATACTTCGTTGGATTCTAATGATCTTTGCGGAATAGCAAGTAATCCGATGGAACATGGAGAGGCTTCGAAATTGGCCTTATACGGGGTTGCCGATTATACCTGGAATATAGCGGCTTATAATCCTATCGATAATTGGGAGAGAGGACTCGGCGAATTGATGCCGAAAGCAAGGGAGGCCTATCGGACATTCGCTATTCATTCCTGCGATACGGAGACCGGTTATCGCCGCGATGAATCGTGGGAAACCAAGACATTCAGAATCGGTGATTGGAATGAAACGGAGGCTCAGGCTCTTTGGGCAGAATTCGATAAGGTAGAGAAAGCTCCTGCCGAAATAGAAAAAGGTTGCACCAATAAAGGTTTGATGAGTGAGTTGACTCCGTGGCTCCAAGAATTCGGAAAGTTGGGTACGAGAGGAAAACGGGCTTTGGAACTTGCCCGTGTTTATCGTGACGGTAAAGATGATGCCGATTTTTGGAATAAGTATATTCGGAACTTGATGAGTAAGAAGGATCGAGAAGATTATGAAGCTCATAAAAGCGGGACCATGAAACTGCAACCATTTTATGAAAATGCTATGGACGATATGGCATACGGCTTTTTAACTCGGTTGTCGGGCGAGACTCCTATCTGTTATAGGGGTATAGGTTCGTTCCATAATGCGAAAACCACGTTGAGCAAGTTAATGTTTGATCACGATACTACGACTTATTATACATCGGGAATCGCTCAAAAAGCCGGCGATTGGATCGGGGTTGATTTGGGAAGTGTCAAAGATGTGACCGAAGTTTCTATTTTGCAGGGGCGTAATTCTGTGGACGATGTCGATTATTTCGACCATGCCGTAGTGGAATATTCGATTGATGGTAAAGCATGGACTCCGTTGACGGAAGAGTTGAATAAACAGTATATCGTTCGTTGGAACGGGGAGCCTGTAAAGGCCAGATATGTCCGATTGAAAAGACTCGAATCTACTCGCACGAATTACGCATCGGTTCGTTCATTCGAAGTGAATCCTCCCAGAGTGGAACATTTGGGTTTCAGCTTAAAGTCCGACGATGTACAGCAAGCTCTTTATGCGTTTGATCAGCAAATAGGCACAAGTTATCGAAATAATGGAATTTTTTCTTTCGGGGTCGCTCCTCGGACCGAGGGATATACTTTGTTGGTGAATGAATTGCCGGAGGCGGGGAATGGAGCTCCTGTCGTGCATTTGAGACAGTTTAGGCCCGATGGTTCGTTGGCGGTTGAGTCGGTTATCGATTCGTTGTTTTTTAAGGTCGAGTTGGCCGAGGTAGTTTCCGAAGTACAAATAGAAGGGCCAGTGGAGATATTCGAGATAGTGCCGAAGTTTGATTAG